Below is a genomic region from Scytonema millei VB511283.
CAATGATGGGTGCGAGAAAACCAATCTACGCCTTAGCCACTGTGGGGTTGATTGTACTACTATCTCTACCTTTCCTACTGTTTGCCTTCGTCACAACCCTGCTCAACCATATCGAACTGACAGCAACAGAACCAGGTACAAAATCTGAACCTATTCCTGGTAACGTTTCGCAGCAACAACCAGCGCCAGTTAGCTAGGGATCGGGGGTGAGGGAAAGGACAAGGGGGACAAGGAAGCAACTCCGATTCAAAATATAAAATTTCTCACCCTCACTCCTCGCCCCTTGTTAAGCCACTATAGAGCTAGAGAACACTTTTTTAGCAAACAATGTATAAATGCTAGAACACGATGTCATTATTGTTGGCGGCGGACTAGCTGGCTGTCGTGCCGCAGTAGAAATTGCCCGCCTCGATCCGAGTTTGAATGTGGCTGTAGTGGCGAAAACTCACCCGATCCGCTCTCATTCTGTCGCCGCTCAAGGAGGAATTGCTGCAACGCTGAAGAATGTGGATGATAAAGATAGCTGGGAAGCTCACGCCTTTGATACTGTGAAAGGTTCCGACTATCTAGCCGATCAAGATGCGGTGGAGTTGCTAGCCCGTGAAGCCCCCGATGTGGTGATAGATCTAGAACACATGGGAGTGTTATTTTCTCGCTTGCCTGACGGTCGCATCGCTCAAAGAGCCTTCGGCGGACATTCTCACAATCGTACCTGCTATGCCGCAGATAAGACCGGACACGCCATTCTACACGAACTCGTCAATAATTTACGGCGATATGGCGTACAGGTTTATGAAGAATGGTACGTGATGCGTCTGATTTTGGAGGACGGTCAAGCTAAGGGCGTAGTCATGTACAGCATTCTCGACGGACACATCGAAGTCGTACGCGCCAAAGCGGTGATGTTTGCTACGGGCGGTTACGGTCGAGTTTACAACACGACTTCTAACGATTATGCTTCGACAGGCGACGGATTGGCAATGGCGGCGATCGCAGGTCTGCCTTTAGAAGACATGGAATTCGTCCAATTTCACCCTACGGGATTGTATCCAGTCGGCGTATTGATCTCGGAAGCCGTACGAGGGGAAGGAGCGTATTTAATTAATGCCGAGGGAGAGCGTTTTATGGCAACCTACGCCCCCTCAAGGATGGAATTAGCGCCACGGGATATTACCTCTCGGGCGATCGCCTATGAAATTCGTGCCGGACGCGGCGTTTATCCCGATGGTCGGGCAGGTGGTCCCTGCGTGTATCTCGACTTACGGCACATGGGCAAGGAAAAAATTATGAGCCGCGTCCCTTTTTGCTGGGAAGAAGCCCATCGACTCGTAGGAGTTGATGCCGTCCATCAACCGATGCCCGTGCGTCCTACAGTCCACTATTCTATGGGTGGGATACCAGTGAATACAGACGGACAGGTGCGTCGTAGCGCCGAACAGTTAGTAGAAGGCTTTTTCGCAGCTGGGGAGTGTGCTTGCGTTTCCGTCCACGGTGCTAATCGTTTGGGCAGCAATTCTTTGTTGGAGTGCGTAGTCTACGGACGGCGTACGGGAGCTGCGATCGCGCAATACGTCCAAAATCGTAAATTACCGGATATCCAAGAGCAACGCTATATTAACGAGGCAAAACAGCAAATTCAAGCCTTGTTAGAACAGCCAGGAAAGTACCGGATCGAGCAAGTCCGTACGGCTTTTCAAGATGCCATGACGCAGCACTGCGGTGTATTTCGGACGGAAAGCTTGATGCAAGAAGGCTTACAACAATTGCAACAACTGCAACAGCAATCCGCGCAAATATATTTAGATGATAAAGGCAGTTGTTGGAATACGGAAATTATTGAAGCCTTAGAACTGGGAAGTTTAATTGTCGTCGGACAACTCATTTTAAATTCAGCCCTCAACCGTCAAGAAAGCCGTGGCGCTCACTTCCGCGAAGACTTTCCGCAACGGGACGACAGTAATTTCCTCAAACACACCCTATCGTATTATTCCCCTGCTGGTATTGACCTGCAATACAAACCCGTCGCAATTACTATGTTTGAACCGCAAGAACGAAAGTACTAATAGGAAATGGTTGACGGCTGACAGTTAACAGTTAACCGTCAACTGTCAACTGTCAACTACCAACTACCAATCATCACATTTGACGACGCATCTCAGCAGTGATATGTTAAGGATTAAATAAATTTGAAGGGGAGTAGCTACTGGCATCACAACCTTGCCAGATACCTGAATCAACATACTGGCTTGCTGCCTGGTTCAGGTGACAGATCGGCGATTAGCAATTAGCAATTAGCACTTGAACAAAAGCTAACAGCTAACAACTATTTGTCAGTGAGACCTTCACTAAGTTCACAGAGGAAGATTGTGAGCTTGGTGAGGTCTAGCGGAACTCGTCAAGCTCGCAAGCTCAAGTTAGTCAGCTACAAAGGAGCTTGAGAGAGTGCTAGCAGCCTTCATTGCCAGTTTTTTACTGATTGCGGTTTCAGAATTAGGGGATAAAACTTTTTTCATCGCTGCAATTTTGGCGATGCGTCATTCGCGACGGCTGGTGTTTGCTGGTGCGGTGTCAGCTTTAGCAGCGATGACAATACTTTCTGTTTTAGTGGGACAAGTTGCGGCTTTGTTGCCTAAAACATACATTCAATATGCAGAAATTGCCTTGTTTCTGGGTTTTGGTTTGAAGTTGCTTTACGAAGCAAGTAAAATGCCAGTGAGTTCTTGCGATACAGAAATTATTCAAGAGGCAAAAACTGCTGTTGAGAAAGCAGAATTTAATTTACCGAAAACTCAAAATGCTGGAGCAATTATTGCTGAGGCTTTTACGCTAACTTTTTTATCAGAATGGGGCGATCGCACTCAAATTGCAACTATTGCTTTAGCAACTCGATATCCAGTTGTAGGCGTGACTATTGGAGCAATTTTAGGTCATGCTTTATGCGCGGCGCTTGCAGTCGTTTGCGGACGCATGTTAGCTGGACGGATCTCGGAGCGAAAGTTAACTATTGCTGGAGGAATTCTCTTTATTATCTTTGGTGTGATGGCAGTAGTTGAAGCAGCATGAGATAAATATCACACCATTAACTAACCAAATAGGTTTCCCACAGTTAGTTTAACTTTTTGTGCAAAAGATGGAACAGGAATCTGTTGTTCTGGTTCGTCAAATACTTCTGGTTGTTGGTTAGCGAAGATCGACAAATACTGTTTGTTCTTCTGGATCGATTAACCAACCCATTTGACGATAATCTCCTGTTTATTCTCTTTTTTGAAGCCACAAATTGAGCGTATTACGACTAATTTTGAAGATTTTACTAGCTGAGGTTTTTCCCATGCCACTATCTATTGCCTCAATGACTTTTCTTCTCAAGTCATAGCTGTAGGGGGCTGGCATTTTTTGCTCCGATTCGCTCCAACTCTATTATGTCCTAATCTTTGCTTCAAGTGCTATACATACTTTTCTATAACATGCTTCCAAATTGAGTAAGCTTGACCGTTTAAATGCACTCCATCTAGCGTGTAACATTCCTTTAGTTGATGCTGTTCGTCTGAGAGGTAAGAAGACAAATCGATATAGGTGAGTGAATATTCTGTTGCTAGTTTTTGGAGAGCAGAATTTAATTGTAAGATCTCGCGATCGCTGACATTCAAACCAGATTTAGCCCGATTGATTGGCAAAACACTTTGAAGAAATACTTCTGTATTAGGACTGCGCTCGCAAATCCCAACGATAATCTTTTGATAATCTCCTAAAATTTCTGCTGCCGATTGCTGATAATGAATAAAATTATTAATTCCAATCATCATGAAAATTTTGGCTGGCTGAGAACTCACAATGTCCTCAAGACGATTTAACACTCCCATAGTAGTATCGCCAGAGATACCGCGATTTTTAATGTGAGGATTTTCTAACAACTCAGACCATTCGCATTCATCAGTAATACTATCTCCCAAAAACACAATATCTGAATTGGATATTGGTGCAAGTTGGAATTGACTAATTCTTTGCAAGTAATAGACCGGGTTAGCAACTTGAAGACGAAGGCGATCGGGTTTTTGTTTAAGCCTTGAAAGTTTGAGTTGTAAATAAGAAATACCACCTTTTTTAGCAATAAATAATGTTGCCAAAACTAAACCTATAACATTAAATCCGAGAGAAAAAAATAAAACTTTCATTGGTAATGGATAATGGGTAATTGGTTGATAGTTGACGGTTGACAGTAAACGCGCTCCGCTACACTGCGTGAAGACTGTTGACAGTAGAGAGTGACTAGTGGCTGGTGGCTAGTGGCTAGAATTGCTCCCCCAGCTCTCTCTGCTCCCAATACGGTTTAGTTAAATGCGATCGATCCTCGAAGATCCTCCCTAGCCCTCCTTTTGAAGGGGAGGACACTTGCACAGGAAGGGTTTCCCGACTTGAGCAAAGTGTCCGTGGGTTGGGGGGATCGTCTTATCTGAACCGTATTGTCTCTGCTCCCCTGCTCTCTGCTCGTGCGCTCCCTGCTCCCTGATTCAAAAACTCTATAAGTAGTAGGATGACATTGAGAAAAGAAAAGCTACAGAATCTAACGAGTAAAGATAGAGAGCAATTTGCTCGGGTTGGTTAGCTTGGAGATTGTGTTGTAGCTGTTTCTCCCAATTTACATATGATTGAGACTTCTAGATCTGCTCGTCGTACTTGGTATTATCCAGTACTTGGCTCGATAGCTGCATTAGGTGTTAGTGTAGGTACTCCCGAAGTAGCCTTATCGGTTCCGTGGGCAGAGTTATTCCAGCAAGGAGCGCAAGTCATCCAACTCTACAGGATTTCTGACCGAGATGAAGTAGAGTTAGGTAAGCAAATTAACCAACAACTCCTTAGTACTCAGTTTCAACCCGTGCGCGATCGCGCCTTAAATAGCAAAGTCAATCGCATCGGTCAAAAATTAGCTCAAACTAGCTCTCGTCCCGATATTCCCTATACCTTTCAAGTGGTACAGGATAAAAGCATCAATGCTTTTGCCACTGCTGGGGGTTTTGTTTACGTCACCACAGGCTTACTAGAAGCCGTAGACAACGACGCACAACTTGCTGGCGTGTTGGCTCACGAAATCGGTCACATTGCGGCGCGTCATACAGTAGAGCAAATGCGACAAGCTGCGATCGCTCAAGGGTTAGCAAATGCGGCGGGAGTCGATCGCAACAAAGTCGTAGCATTGGGAGTTGAATTCGGCGTGCGCCGTCCGCGCAGCCGTCAAGCAGAATTTGAAGCAGATCGTCTGGGATTTGAGAATATGCAACGAGCTGGCTACGACCAAAATCAGATGATTGCCTTTCTAGAAAAACTACGCAACCAATCTTCAGTACCAGCCTTTTTAAGTACCCACCCAGCCACCAGCGATCGCATTGCCAGACTCCAAGGCGACGATTGACAGTGACCAGTGACCAATGACCAGTTACCAATTACCAATTACCAATTACCAATTACCAAAACAACTAATACCCGACTCCCGTACGGGCGGGTTTAGTAAAAGAATCATGGTTGATGGCAATCGATCTTCGCTCAAAACCCGCCCCTACGACTCCCGACTCCCAATCCTTCACGACTCACTTCATCATGCAAAACCTTTGGTACAAAAACGCGATTGTCTATTCGCTTGATGTCGAGACATTTATGGACTCGGATGGAGATGGCGTGGGTGATTTCCCAGGACTGACCCAAAAGTTAGATTATCTTGCAGGGTTGGGAATCACTTGTTTGTGGTTGCTACCTTTTTATCCCTCGCCTAACCGCGATAACGGCTACGATGTGATGGACTATTACAGCGTCGATCCTCGGTTGGGGACGTTGGGTGATTTTGTCGAGTTCATGCACAAGGCGCGGGAACGAGGAATTAGAGTTATAGTCGATCTCGTCGTCAATCACACGTCGATCGCGCATCCTTGGTTTCAAGCTGCAAGGAGCGATCGCCACTCCAAATATCGCGATTATTATGTATGGTCGGACAATCCCCCGCCAGCCGATCCCAAGCACATTGCTTTTCCCGATGTGGAAGATAGCCTTTGGGATTATGACGAGCAAGCAGGAGCGTATTACCTGCATCATTTCTACAAAGAACAGCCAGATTTAAATATTGCCAACCCAGCCGTGAGGGAAGAAATTTGTAAAATCATGGGCTTTTGGTTGGAGTTGGGGGTTTCTGGCTTTCGGATTGATGCCGCGCCTTTTCTAATTATGGGAATTGGCATTCCCGAGGCAAAGGCGGAAGACTTAGAAGGGTTTTTGATCGAAATGCGAGCATTTCTCGTCTCGCGGCGAGCTGATGCGGTTTTACTTGCTGAAGCTAATGTCGATGCAGACCAAATTCCCGTATATTTTGGCAATGGCGACAAAATGCAATTGCTATTCAGCTTCCTGTTGAACCAGCATATGTTTTTGGCATTGGCGCGGCAAGATGCAGCGACTCTGATTGACGGACTTAATATCCTACCCGACGCTCATCATAGCTGTCAATGGCTCAACTTCGTCCGCCACCACGACGAATTAACGCTCGATCGCCTCAACGAATCCGAAATCCAAGAAATCTTTCAAGCTTTTGCTCCCGAAGAAAATATGCAGATGTGGGGGCGAGGAATTCGGCGCAGGCTACCACCCATGTTTGGGGGCGATCGCCAGCGAGTAGAACTAGTGTACAGTCTGTTATTGACTCTACCTGGTACGCCAATGCTGCGTTATGGCGAAGAAATTGGTATGGGTGACGATCTCTCCTTAGAGGGTCGCGGCAGCGTTCGCACGGTGATGCAATGGTCAAGTAGAGCAAATGGTGGGTTCTCGTCTGCACCAGCAGACAAATTAGCGCGTCCGGCGATCGCCAAAGGAGAATACGGCTACCAGAAACTCAACGTAACTTCCCAACAGCGCGACCCTAATTCAATTCTCAGTTGGATGGAACGAGCGATCCGCACCCGCAAGCAGTATCCAGAATTTGGCTCTGGTAAGTGGGAAATTATCGCTACAGAGGAACCAAGCGTATTTGCTCACAGTTCTCAACACAATGGAAATACAGTTATTGCCGTTCACAACTTATCTGCGCAGTCATGCACGGTTAGGTTGCAATCGGCAGAATACCCGCATCTATTGGATGTATTTAGCGATCGCCTCTACGAACAAATGGATTGTAATTCTAAAGAGATCGAAATTTCTGGCTACGGCTATCGCTGGTTTCAGGTAAATTAGAGACAATACACGCAAGCGAGTTGCATCGTTCGGAATCTCATTAGATCTGCCCAGATGATGAATAACTCAGCTGCATCAAATAATTTACGCTCCGAGCATTTTCAGCGATCGACACCAGATCCTAGCAACCCAACGATTCGAGTGCTAGTCGTAGATGACGAACAATCAATCATTGACTTGATCGAACTAGGTTTGCGCTACGAAGGATTTGAAGTGCAGTCGGTGCAGAGCGGCTATGCTGGCATTGAGCTGGTCAATGCTTGGTGTCCACATCTAATAATTCTAGATGGAAATTTGCCCGATCTAGATGGCTTTAGTTTATGTCATCGTATCCGTCAGTATAGTGACGTGCCGATCGTGATGCTGACGGTACGCGACGAGTTAGCAGATAAAATTAAGGGTTTAGAACTTGGTGCTGATGATTATCTCACCAAACCCTTTCATTTTTCCGAATTGCTTGCTCGCATTAGAGCTGCATTGCGGCGATATTTAGCTCCAACGAGCAGTATATTAACTGTGGGATCGCTAACACTGAATGCTGATACGCGAGAGGTTTGGCGTGCAGGTATGCCCGTAGAACTAACTCGTAAAGAGTTTAATCTGTTGCACCTGCTGATGCAGCATCCCGATCGCGTCTTAGAGCGCCAAACAATTCTCGATCGCGTCTGGGGCTATGATTACTACGATGACACGACGGTAATCGAAGTTTACATTAGCAATTTGCGAAACAAGCTAGACCGCGATCCGCATGGTTTAATTCGGACTGTGCGCGGAATTGGCTATATGTTCAAAGTTCCACCTATAACTAATTCAAGCGCAGTTGAGAGCGATTCAGATATTCAAACCAGCTTATGAAACTGCGCTGGCGCTTAACGCTAAGTACCCTGGCGTTGGTTGCGCCTTTACTACTGTTCTTATTCAGCCACGACCTTTACAACTTACGTAGCTTTCTGATCGAACGCGAAAGCACCCGTCTGCGAGCGCAGGCAAAGCCGATTATCGATGCAGAACTACTCAATCGCACATTCGACGAGCCAACTCCGAGCAATTGCCAATCGACTGGCTACAGACCTTACCTCAGTTGAAACAGCAGCATTAATTGTCGATCGCTACGGTCGAGAAATCGGTCGCCACAATAGCAGGATAGGCGAACCGCCTGCACCCCAGTTGCCGCAAGATTGGTACGCGCCAGCTTTAGCAGGGGGGCTGAAGCAAGACTACATTGTCAAGGATAAAAATGGCAGCGATATCTTAGTGGCGCTCGTGCCGATTCCCCCACGTCAAAAACCACTAGGTGTAGCGATGCTAAGTACGTCGCTAGAAAGCAGCTATCAATTGGTACGCCAGCACGTCTTTTCTACCGTTGTAGCTTGTCCGATCTTGTTAGCGATCGTTACCATCGCAATTTTTCTCATGGTTCGCAGCACCCTAAGACCCCTAGAACGCATGACTGTCATAGCGGATCGGATTGCACAGGGCGATTTGGCTCTGCGGAGCGACCTCCAACCAGGGACGAATGAAATTGGACAGTTGGCTCGCTCTTTCGATCAAATGGTCGAGCGATTGCAAAACGCCCTAGCAGTTAAGACGCAATCAGAAGATAGACTGCGCCAGTTTTTAGGAGATGTATCGCACGAACTACGGACACCGCTGACAGTCGTTGGTGGCTATGCCGATCTGCTGCTACGAGGAGTGGCAAAGACTCCTGAAGAAAGCACGCGCCTGTTGCGGGCGATGCGTCGCGAAATCAACCGTACTGAGCGACTAGTCAGGGATTTATTATTACTGGTACGCAGCGATCGCGCGGCGACTTTTGAGATGCAAGCAGTCGATCTATCGGAATTATGTACTGAAATTGCCGCCCAGTTTCGTCTGATGATGGGACAGCGCGTCTTCCAGACCGCTATTGCTAAGAAAGTTGTGGTGTTGGGCGATCCAGACCGGATCGAGCAAGTGTTGTCGAACATTTTAGACAATGCCATCCGCCATACCCCCGAAGGGACGCGCATCGATCTGCGACTCAAAGTCATTGGGAACTCGGCATGGATTGAAATTGCCGATACGGGTCGGGGGATTCCTACCGATTTCCTGTCAAACATCTTTGAACGCTTTCATAGCAGTCAGCAGCAAGGCACGGGGCTGGGATTAGCAATTGCCAGGGCGATCGTAGAAGCCCACGGCGGTACGATTTTGGCGTTTAATCAGCCGATGGGAGGTGCGTGTTTTATTGTCGAGCTACCGTTGTATTCATAAGGAGTCGGGAAAGTGACTAGTGGCTGGTGGCTGGTAGCTAGAAAATTTTAGATTTTAGATTTTGGATTTTTGATTGATTTTCTCCTCTGCCCCTCTGCTCCTCTGCTTCATTCAAGTCTCCCTTGTCTCCCTCGTCTCCCTTAGCTTTCTAATTTTTGCCAAGGTTAAAAGCTGACCAAGAAAACTTTAAGTTTAAGTCTATTTAAAGTTTGACTTAAGGTTTTTTAAAGGATCGACTTATAACCTGGAATCATTCATTCTTTTGCCAATTTCTTTTCCTTATGCGGTTCGAGAAGGTAACAACCTGTCGTCCACACTTACCATATCAACCCTACGAAAGATATCCTCGG
It encodes:
- a CDS encoding alpha-amylase family protein; translation: MDSDGDGVGDFPGLTQKLDYLAGLGITCLWLLPFYPSPNRDNGYDVMDYYSVDPRLGTLGDFVEFMHKARERGIRVIVDLVVNHTSIAHPWFQAARSDRHSKYRDYYVWSDNPPPADPKHIAFPDVEDSLWDYDEQAGAYYLHHFYKEQPDLNIANPAVREEICKIMGFWLELGVSGFRIDAAPFLIMGIGIPEAKAEDLEGFLIEMRAFLVSRRADAVLLAEANVDADQIPVYFGNGDKMQLLFSFLLNQHMFLALARQDAATLIDGLNILPDAHHSCQWLNFVRHHDELTLDRLNESEIQEIFQAFAPEENMQMWGRGIRRRLPPMFGGDRQRVELVYSLLLTLPGTPMLRYGEEIGMGDDLSLEGRGSVRTVMQWSSRANGGFSSAPADKLARPAIAKGEYGYQKLNVTSQQRDPNSILSWMERAIRTRKQYPEFGSGKWEIIATEEPSVFAHSSQHNGNTVIAVHNLSAQSCTVRLQSAEYPHLLDVFSDRLYEQMDCNSKEIEISGYGYRWFQVN
- a CDS encoding M48 family metallopeptidase, whose protein sequence is MIETSRSARRTWYYPVLGSIAALGVSVGTPEVALSVPWAELFQQGAQVIQLYRISDRDEVELGKQINQQLLSTQFQPVRDRALNSKVNRIGQKLAQTSSRPDIPYTFQVVQDKSINAFATAGGFVYVTTGLLEAVDNDAQLAGVLAHEIGHIAARHTVEQMRQAAIAQGLANAAGVDRNKVVALGVEFGVRRPRSRQAEFEADRLGFENMQRAGYDQNQMIAFLEKLRNQSSVPAFLSTHPATSDRIARLQGDD
- a CDS encoding sensor histidine kinase → MQNYSIAHSTSQLRAIANRLATDLTSVETAALIVDRYGREIGRHNSRIGEPPAPQLPQDWYAPALAGGLKQDYIVKDKNGSDILVALVPIPPRQKPLGVAMLSTSLESSYQLVRQHVFSTVVACPILLAIVTIAIFLMVRSTLRPLERMTVIADRIAQGDLALRSDLQPGTNEIGQLARSFDQMVERLQNALAVKTQSEDRLRQFLGDVSHELRTPLTVVGGYADLLLRGVAKTPEESTRLLRAMRREINRTERLVRDLLLLVRSDRAATFEMQAVDLSELCTEIAAQFRLMMGQRVFQTAIAKKVVVLGDPDRIEQVLSNILDNAIRHTPEGTRIDLRLKVIGNSAWIEIADTGRGIPTDFLSNIFERFHSSQQQGTGLGLAIARAIVEAHGGTILAFNQPMGGACFIVELPLYS
- a CDS encoding TMEM165/GDT1 family protein — its product is MLAAFIASFLLIAVSELGDKTFFIAAILAMRHSRRLVFAGAVSALAAMTILSVLVGQVAALLPKTYIQYAEIALFLGFGLKLLYEASKMPVSSCDTEIIQEAKTAVEKAEFNLPKTQNAGAIIAEAFTLTFLSEWGDRTQIATIALATRYPVVGVTIGAILGHALCAALAVVCGRMLAGRISERKLTIAGGILFIIFGVMAVVEAA
- a CDS encoding GDSL-type esterase/lipase family protein → MKVLFFSLGFNVIGLVLATLFIAKKGGISYLQLKLSRLKQKPDRLRLQVANPVYYLQRISQFQLAPISNSDIVFLGDSITDECEWSELLENPHIKNRGISGDTTMGVLNRLEDIVSSQPAKIFMMIGINNFIHYQQSAAEILGDYQKIIVGICERSPNTEVFLQSVLPINRAKSGLNVSDREILQLNSALQKLATEYSLTYIDLSSYLSDEQHQLKECYTLDGVHLNGQAYSIWKHVIEKYV
- a CDS encoding response regulator transcription factor is translated as MMNNSAASNNLRSEHFQRSTPDPSNPTIRVLVVDDEQSIIDLIELGLRYEGFEVQSVQSGYAGIELVNAWCPHLIILDGNLPDLDGFSLCHRIRQYSDVPIVMLTVRDELADKIKGLELGADDYLTKPFHFSELLARIRAALRRYLAPTSSILTVGSLTLNADTREVWRAGMPVELTRKEFNLLHLLMQHPDRVLERQTILDRVWGYDYYDDTTVIEVYISNLRNKLDRDPHGLIRTVRGIGYMFKVPPITNSSAVESDSDIQTSL
- a CDS encoding succinate dehydrogenase/fumarate reductase flavoprotein subunit, encoding MLEHDVIIVGGGLAGCRAAVEIARLDPSLNVAVVAKTHPIRSHSVAAQGGIAATLKNVDDKDSWEAHAFDTVKGSDYLADQDAVELLAREAPDVVIDLEHMGVLFSRLPDGRIAQRAFGGHSHNRTCYAADKTGHAILHELVNNLRRYGVQVYEEWYVMRLILEDGQAKGVVMYSILDGHIEVVRAKAVMFATGGYGRVYNTTSNDYASTGDGLAMAAIAGLPLEDMEFVQFHPTGLYPVGVLISEAVRGEGAYLINAEGERFMATYAPSRMELAPRDITSRAIAYEIRAGRGVYPDGRAGGPCVYLDLRHMGKEKIMSRVPFCWEEAHRLVGVDAVHQPMPVRPTVHYSMGGIPVNTDGQVRRSAEQLVEGFFAAGECACVSVHGANRLGSNSLLECVVYGRRTGAAIAQYVQNRKLPDIQEQRYINEAKQQIQALLEQPGKYRIEQVRTAFQDAMTQHCGVFRTESLMQEGLQQLQQLQQQSAQIYLDDKGSCWNTEIIEALELGSLIVVGQLILNSALNRQESRGAHFREDFPQRDDSNFLKHTLSYYSPAGIDLQYKPVAITMFEPQERKY